One region of Thiorhodovibrio frisius genomic DNA includes:
- a CDS encoding light-harvesting protein translates to MIDPGRVVLTIFGFQAMLGLLVHSIVLGADPNWPDDGSAPISSPSEMLSELDPKNQSERLAR, encoded by the coding sequence ATGATTGACCCGGGTCGAGTGGTCCTCACCATTTTTGGTTTCCAGGCTATGCTCGGGCTGCTGGTTCATTCCATTGTGCTCGGAGCTGACCCTAACTGGCCGGATGATGGTAGCGCGCCCATAAGCAGCCCGTCTGAAATGCTCTCTGAGCTCGATCCCAAAAATCAATCCGAGCGCTTGGCTCGTTAG
- the pufA gene encoding light-harvesting antenna LH1, alpha subunit yields the protein MSNDNFTGTYKMWMFIDPRRALLFIASFQILLGILIHMIVLGSDLNWHSDGIPKFYFPNAAEASAPIDMSPIPSARNFKFD from the coding sequence GTGAGTAACGACAACTTCACCGGAACGTACAAGATGTGGATGTTTATCGATCCTCGGAGGGCGCTGCTTTTTATTGCATCCTTCCAGATATTGCTCGGTATCCTGATCCACATGATCGTGCTCGGGTCTGACCTGAACTGGCACAGTGACGGCATTCCCAAGTTTTACTTCCCAAACGCTGCTGAGGCTTCGGCACCAATTGATATGTCGCCCATTCCTTCAGCAAGAAACTTCAAGTTCGACTGA
- a CDS encoding cell division protein ZipA, translating into MDATTLRIILLIVGIAFLVALFLWERNRTMRADIARMNGASPRKKEKREPNLGIEGEGDGDDWQPGQDASDWDYPDAPRAGDDSSAAATRHASDQHYQETPTGEVDPADIAGIVTNTEKGPVIQVFVVARDGNLSGRDILAAAGRHLLVIGSKDIFHRIDGDPSQPCTLFSMANLVQPGNFPLYPDPNEAMADFETRGIALFTQMHGEYQDIEALDAMLTTAKSLARELTAEIEDAQHRPISVKRIESLRNAVIDYADPDSDRGQGGRTDR; encoded by the coding sequence ATGGACGCCACCACACTGCGAATCATTCTGCTGATTGTCGGCATTGCTTTTCTGGTCGCGCTTTTTCTTTGGGAGCGCAACCGGACCATGCGCGCAGACATTGCGCGCATGAATGGCGCATCGCCCCGCAAGAAGGAAAAACGCGAGCCCAATCTTGGCATTGAAGGCGAGGGGGACGGCGACGACTGGCAGCCTGGGCAAGATGCTTCCGACTGGGACTATCCTGACGCCCCCCGGGCCGGGGATGACTCTTCGGCTGCCGCCACGCGCCATGCCAGCGATCAGCACTACCAAGAGACCCCCACCGGCGAGGTGGACCCGGCAGATATTGCCGGCATTGTTACCAACACTGAAAAAGGGCCCGTCATCCAGGTCTTTGTGGTGGCCCGTGATGGCAACCTGTCGGGCCGTGACATTCTCGCCGCTGCCGGCCGGCATTTGTTGGTCATTGGTAGCAAAGACATCTTTCATCGGATTGATGGCGACCCAAGCCAGCCATGCACCCTGTTTAGCATGGCCAATCTTGTTCAGCCCGGCAATTTCCCCTTGTATCCTGATCCAAACGAGGCAATGGCTGACTTTGAGACGCGCGGCATAGCGCTCTTTACCCAGATGCACGGCGAGTATCAAGACATCGAGGCTCTTGACGCCATGCTAACGACGGCCAAATCCCTGGCGCGCGAGTTGACTGCCGAGATTGAGGACGCCCAGCATCGGCCAATCAGCGTCAAGCGCATTGAGAGCCTGCGCAATGCTGTTATTGATTACGCCGACCCTGATAGCGACAGGGGTCAGGGCGGCCGCACTGACCGATGA
- the pufB gene encoding light-harvesting antenna LH1, beta subunit, whose translation MAEKTATGLTESEAKEFHGLFMASMTLWFGLVVLAHILSWLYRPWL comes from the coding sequence GTGGCTGAAAAGACTGCTACAGGATTGACAGAAAGCGAGGCCAAAGAATTCCACGGACTTTTTATGGCCAGCATGACGCTTTGGTTTGGTTTGGTTGTTCTTGCTCACATCTTGTCCTGGTTGTACCGCCCTTGGCTGTAA
- the ligA gene encoding NAD-dependent DNA ligase LigA, translated as MKDKIPAGSSAARASELRTLLEHHNYRYYVLDDPEIPDAEFDALLRELQQIEEQHPDLRTPDSPTQRVGASPAERFAPAEHLAPMLSLGNARTADDLRDFDQRIRRELGIEQVHYVAEPKLDGLAISLVYEDGLLTRAATRGDGRTGEDVTAQVRTIGAVPLRLRGTGWPRLLEVRGEVYLPLAGFEALKQRMLDNGQTPVKNPRNAAAGSLRQLDPTITASRPLAIFCYGFGAVEGGNLGSTQSDALAHLRAFGLRISPESTCVTGAEGCIQYQEAMAARRDGLDYEIDGVVFKVDDLTAQRRLGFRARDPIWAIAFKYPAREEQTRVRAVEFQVGRTGAVTPVARLEPVDVAGVTVSNATLHNIDEVHRKDVRVGDTVIVRRAGDVIPEVVGVVASLRPPDTEPVALPAHCPVCGSDVIRAEGEAVARCSGGLICAAQRKEALKHFASRRALDIDGLGDKLIEQLIEQDLVKTPADLFALNTEQLANLPRMGEKSATNLLTALDQSRETTLARFIHALGIREVGETMASVLASHFGTLESLMQADEEALVAIDGVGQTVAQHIRSFFAQDHNREVIAQLIDPSGARLHWPDPPRPHDNQEQPLTGRTFVLTGTLTRPRDYIKAELIARGAKVTSSVSSNTDYVVAGENPGSKATKAAQLGIPILDETQLRLLLADPGPNS; from the coding sequence ATGAAAGACAAAATCCCGGCGGGCTCGAGCGCAGCACGCGCAAGCGAACTGCGAACCCTACTCGAGCATCACAATTATCGCTATTACGTTCTTGATGACCCGGAAATCCCGGACGCCGAATTCGACGCCCTGCTGCGCGAGCTCCAGCAAATCGAAGAACAGCACCCCGACTTGCGCACGCCAGACTCGCCCACTCAGCGGGTTGGTGCATCGCCGGCCGAGCGTTTCGCGCCAGCGGAGCATCTCGCGCCCATGCTCTCGCTCGGCAACGCCCGGACTGCCGATGACCTGCGCGACTTCGATCAGCGCATCCGTCGTGAACTCGGCATCGAGCAAGTGCACTATGTCGCCGAGCCAAAGCTTGATGGCCTCGCCATCAGTCTGGTTTATGAAGACGGCCTGCTGACGCGAGCTGCCACCCGCGGCGATGGGCGCACTGGCGAGGATGTCACGGCCCAGGTGCGCACCATTGGTGCCGTGCCGCTACGACTGCGCGGCACGGGTTGGCCGCGGCTGCTTGAGGTACGCGGTGAGGTATATCTGCCGCTTGCCGGCTTCGAAGCGCTCAAGCAGCGCATGCTCGATAACGGTCAGACACCCGTTAAGAACCCCCGCAATGCCGCCGCCGGCAGCCTGCGCCAGCTCGACCCGACCATCACCGCCAGCCGACCGCTGGCCATATTCTGTTACGGCTTCGGCGCCGTCGAAGGTGGCAATCTTGGCTCGACGCAGAGCGACGCACTCGCGCATCTGCGCGCCTTCGGGCTGCGTATTTCGCCTGAGTCGACCTGCGTGACCGGAGCCGAGGGCTGCATCCAATACCAGGAGGCCATGGCCGCGCGGCGCGACGGGCTCGATTACGAAATCGATGGTGTGGTGTTTAAGGTTGATGACCTGACCGCCCAGCGACGGCTCGGTTTTCGCGCACGCGATCCCATCTGGGCCATTGCCTTCAAGTACCCTGCGCGCGAAGAGCAAACCCGGGTGCGAGCGGTGGAATTCCAGGTCGGACGCACAGGCGCTGTCACACCGGTAGCCCGGCTGGAGCCGGTCGATGTTGCCGGGGTCACCGTCTCCAACGCCACCTTGCACAACATCGATGAAGTCCACCGCAAGGATGTGCGCGTTGGCGATACCGTCATCGTGCGCCGCGCTGGCGACGTCATCCCCGAGGTCGTCGGCGTGGTCGCCTCTCTGCGACCTCCAGACACCGAGCCGGTCGCCCTGCCCGCGCACTGTCCAGTGTGCGGCTCAGATGTGATCCGCGCCGAGGGCGAAGCAGTCGCGCGTTGCAGTGGCGGCCTCATCTGCGCCGCTCAACGCAAAGAGGCGCTCAAGCATTTTGCCTCGCGCCGCGCGCTCGACATCGACGGCCTCGGCGACAAACTCATTGAACAACTCATTGAACAGGACTTGGTCAAAACCCCGGCTGATCTGTTTGCGCTTAACACAGAGCAACTCGCCAATCTGCCACGTATGGGCGAGAAATCCGCAACCAATCTGCTCACCGCCCTGGACCAAAGCCGCGAGACAACCCTGGCCCGATTCATCCACGCGCTTGGCATTCGCGAAGTAGGCGAAACCATGGCCAGTGTGCTGGCCTCGCACTTTGGCACCCTGGAGTCGCTGATGCAGGCCGATGAAGAGGCCCTGGTCGCCATTGATGGCGTGGGCCAGACGGTCGCCCAGCACATTCGCAGCTTCTTTGCCCAAGACCACAATCGCGAGGTAATCGCGCAACTCATCGACCCCAGTGGGGCCCGGCTGCACTGGCCCGACCCACCGCGTCCCCACGACAACCAGGAGCAGCCCCTGACTGGCAGAACCTTTGTCCTGACCGGCACCCTCACGCGCCCGAGAGACTACATCAAAGCAGAGCTGATCGCCAGGGGCGCCAAAGTAACAAGCTCTGTCTCATCCAACACCGACTATGTGGTCGCCGGCGAGAACCCCGGTAGCAAGGCGACCAAGGCCGCCCAACTCGGCATCCCCATTCTCGACGAAACCCAACTGCGGTTGCTGCTTGCCGACCCTGGTCCGAATAGCTAG